The Falco naumanni isolate bFalNau1 chromosome 1, bFalNau1.pat, whole genome shotgun sequence genome window below encodes:
- the FICD gene encoding protein adenylyltransferase FICD yields MAGRGGRGPDGRGNCSRQLAAAGGGKGRSSGKGDVPPACTGSRMNLVSMATDPELKWITLWVRIRWAAVLGLLLGSLLLLLLPLAAVEDQCHAVLKGLSFLKSKLGTGSLGVTRYTGQTTELSVTSSGLELLVLKGKASPEVKLEAKAALNQALEMKRQGKREKAHKLFVYALKMDPDYVDALNEFGIFSEEEKDILQADYLYSKALTISPCNEKALINRDRTLPLVEEIDQRYFSIIDSKVKKVMAIPKGNSALRRVMEESYYHHIYHTVAIEGNTLTLSEIRHIIETRYAVPGKSLVEQNEVIGMHAALKYVNTTLVSRIGSVTISDILEIHRRVLGYADPVEAGRFRTTQVFVGHHIPPHPQDVEKQMQEFVQWINSEDAMSLHPVEFAALAHYKLVYIHPFVDGNGRTSRLLMNLILMQAGYPPITIRKEQRAEYYHVLEVANEGDVRPFIRFIAKCTETTLDMLLIATTEYSVGLPEADGSAAGCKQTIPVKT; encoded by the exons ATGGCAGGGCGCGGAGGGCGGGGTCCGGATGGGCGGGGCAACTGTAGCCGGCAGCTGGCGGCTGCGGGAGGCGGCAAAG gtaggagcagtgggaaaggagatgttcctcctgcctgcactggaAGCAGGATGAATCTTGTGTCTATGGCGACAGATCCCGAGTTGAAATGGATAACGCTGTGGGTCCGCATCAGGTGGGCAGCCGTGCTCGGGCTCCTTCTgggctccctcctgctgctgctgctcccactggCTGCTGTGGAAGACCAGTGCCACGCAGTGCTCAAAGGACTCTCCTTCCTGAAAAGTAAATTGGGCACAGGCTCCTTGGGGGTCACCAGATACACAGGACAAACAACTGAACTGAGCGTGACCTCCagtgggctggagctgctggtgctgaaaGGCAAAGCCTCCCCAG AAGTGAAGTTAGAAGCCAAAGCAGCTCTGAATCAAGCCCTCGAAATGAAGCGCCAAGGAAAGCGGGAGAAAGCCCACAAACTCTTTGTGTATGCCCTCAAAATGGACCCTGATTATGTGGATGCCCTGAATGAATTTGGTAtcttttctgaagaggaaaaagacattCTTCAGGCAGACTATTTGTATTCCAAAGCACTAACCATTTCCCCTTGCAACGAGAAGGCTTTGATCAATCGGGACCGGACGCTACCTTTAGTTGAGGAGATAGATCAGAGGTATTTTAGCATTATTGACAGCAAGGTTAAAAAAGTGATGGCGATCCCCAAAGGCAACTCTGCCCTGCGCAGAGTGATGGAGGAGTCCTATTATCACCACATCTACCACACGGTTGCTATTGAAGGGAACACTCTGACGCTGTCAGAAATAAGACACATCATCGAGACCAGATACGCTGTTCCTGGAAAAAGCTTAGTGGAGCAGAATGAGGTGATTGGCATGCACGCAGCTTTGAAATATGTCAATACCACGCTGGTATCACGGATAGGCTCCGTAACCATCAGTGACATCTTGGAAATACACCGGAGAGTGCTGGGCTACGCTGACCCGGTGGAGGCAGGGCGGTTCAGGACTACCCAGGTGTTTGTAGGACATCACATACCTCCACATCCCCAAGATGTGGAGAAACAGATGCAGGAGTTTGTACAGTGGATTAACTCGGAAGATGCCATGAGCTTGCACCCTGTGGAATTTGCTGCGTTAGCCCACTACAAGTTGGTTTACATCCATCCATTTGTAGATGGCAATGGAAGGACTTCACGCCTGTTAATGAACCTCATACTCATGCAGGCAGGCTACCCACCCATCACGATCCGCAAGGAACAACGGGCTGAGTATTATCACGTCTTAGAAGTGGCCAACGAGGGCGACGTGAGGCCTTTCATACGCTTTATCGCTAAGTGTACTGAGACAACTCTGGACATGTTGCTCATCGCCACCACAGAATACTCTGTGGGCTTACCTGAAGCAGACGGAAGCGCTGCCGGATGCAAACAAACTATCCCCGTCAAGACTTGA